A genomic segment from Aspergillus chevalieri M1 DNA, chromosome 7, nearly complete sequence encodes:
- the ace1 gene encoding putative C2H2 transcription factor (Ace1) (COG:K;~EggNog:ENOG410PIHM;~InterPro:IPR013087), whose translation MASQAEPSRVHPRRRQMTTAPPSLASSSRIVPDGSSRPNLSLRKGETFHSPTTPPSGDRDPVVAFRTLPTRSPTCPKSLEAIVAGEERMSDILNRIDLNSTDSSNAMAQPQDDMPVPRSFLQRQTQSNALVRKADKHPMMHAPQCFSPPDSPAKAHHDHASDSGLGSSISSSEGMMSEKGKVAAGQLSVQGFESSALTTQSAITSSISALQSNVSGKHSLSPLARKQIEALVMIPILREESLKPFHPLVRSIPQLVDNKEISCLRDIEKTLLWLAPQRATSGASYLRFCDFTIQCLHTSLYHINELDQRLPSDRPYTNGYFLDLVEQVRRHAAMINESRNKNRAAAKSRLALEGGMAKTGRPAELVAYKDGQAISMKTGETYNGSVLKRNLSVSSADEGAVRSMARRKKNAPPMDINQKCANCEKVFKRPCDLTKHEKTHTRPWKCSDKTCKYFEIGWPTEKERDRHINDKHSKSPCVYRCLFKPCPYQSKRESNCKQHMEKTHGWAYVRSKHNGKGLPKTTLATPQSSSMATPASASATLSTPATGSIQSPYEPATGPAYSNPQFSFANPPAQTGAGDFQLFPEASPYQGSSSSASAYTGGASDFDSFPTSTTGLDAFQSQLENADPNGLIPPDMTNMPLDVAIPDFTGAAMGFGGSPMTSTDSSSLDLEWSNLGAQNFNNEFAATNMQMMTPQQVGGNAMQSYSEDPCMADPLAYTQFSQQFDEGFADLCDQNYQTSKFENDFPLFQNPTYPSEPMNNALAGMGDPNAMFPAQQQEQTGYYHQAWPAEVEINIY comes from the exons ATGGCCTCGCAGGCTGAACCGTCCCGGGTTCACCCCCGTCGTCGTCAAATGACCACTGCCCCTCCTTCGCTCGCATCCTCTTCGCGTATCGTCCCAGATGGATCCTCTCGACCCAACTTGTCTCTGAGAAAGGGTGAAACCTTCCACTCCCCCACCACTCCGCCATCTGGGGATCGTGATCCGGTCGTGGCTTTTCGCACCCTGCCTACTCGGTCTCCTACTTGCCCCAAGTCTTTAGAAGCCATCGTTGCGGGAGAGGAACGCATGTCTGATATCCTGAACCGTATTGACCTCAATTCCACCGACAGTTCCAACGCCATGGCTCAACCGCAAGACGACATGCCAGTTCCCCGAAGCTTCCTCCAGAGACAAACCCAATCCAATGCCCTCGTGAGAAAGGCCGACAAACATCCCATGATGCACGCTCCGCAGTGCTTCTCTCCACCCGACTCTCCGGCCAAGGCCCATCATGATCACGCTTCCGACAGCGGATTGGGCAGTTCTATTAGCAGCAGCGAAGGCATGATGTCTGAGAAGGGTAAAG TGGCAGCAGGACAGTTGTCGGTCCAGGGCTTTGAATCCAGCGCCCTGACCACTCAGTCCGCCATCACTAGCTCGATCTCTGCATTGCAATCCAACGTATCGGGTAAACACTCGCTGTCTCCCCTTGCTCGCAAGCAGATCGAAGCTTTGGTTATGATTCCCATTCTCAGGGAAGAGAGCTTAAAGCCGTTCCATCCCCTTGTGCGGAGCATTCCTCAGCTGGTTGACAATAAAGAAATCTCTTGTCTGCGTGATATTGAAAAGACCCTTTTGTGGTTGGCTCCA CAACGTGCGACTTCCGGGGCGTCCTATTTGCGTTTCTGCGACTTCACGATCCAGTGCCTCCATACGTCACTATATCATATCAACGAACTGGACCAGCGACTGCCGTCGGACAGGCCTTACACTAACGGCTATTTCCTTGATCTCGTCGAACAGGTCCGCCGACATGCTGCGATGATCAATGAATCTAGGAACAAGAACCGGGCAGCTGCAAAGTCCCGCCTTGCCTTGGAGGGTGGCATGGCCAAGACTGGACGTCCAGCTGAGCTCGTCGCCTACAAGGATGGCCAGGCCATTTCCATGAAAACCGGAGAGACATACAACGGGTCTGTTCTCAAGCGGAACTTGAGCGTCAGCTCGGCTGATGAGGGTGCCGTGCGCTCCATGGCTCGCCGTAAGAAGAACGCTCCTCCGATGGACATCAATCAGAAGTGTGCAAACTGTGAGAAGGTCTTTAAGAGACCATGCGATTTGAC TAAACACGAGAAGACGCACACCCGTCCTTGGAAGTGCTCCGACAAGACTTGCAAGTACTTCGAGATTGGATGGCCCACCGAAAAGGAAAGGGACCGCCACATCAATGACAAGCATTCCAAGTCCCCATGTGTCTACCGCTGTCTCTTCAAACCATGTCCCTACCAGTCTAAGCGGGAGAGCAATTGCAAACAACATATGGAGAAAACCCACGGATGGGCTTACGTCCGATCCAAGCACAACGGCAAAGGTCTTCCAAAGACGACTTTGGCAACGCCTCAGTCATCCAGCATGGCAACTCCGGCCTCTGCATCGGCTACGCTCTCGACTCCAGCCACGGGATCAATTCAGTCACCCTACGAACCTGCCACTGGACCGGCTTACTCGAACCCTCAATTTTCGTTTGCAAATCCCCCGGCGCAAACTGGAGCCGGAGACTTCCAGCTTTTCCCGGAAGCCAGTCCATACCAGGgctcctcgtcctccgccAGTGCGTATACTGGTGGTGCCAGTGACTTTGATTCGTTTCCGACCAGTACGACGGGGCTTGACGCATTCCAATCTCAACTTGAAAATGCCGACCCCAACGGTTTGATTCCGCCGGACATGACGAACATGCCGCTCGATGTAGCGATCCCCGACTTCACAGGCGCCGCAATGGGCTTTGGAGGATCCCCGATGACTTCGACCGACAGCAGTAGCCTCGACTTGGAATGGAGCAATCTGGGCGCGCAGAACTTTAACAACGAATTTGCCGCGACGAACATGCAGATGATGACGCCGCAACAGGTTGGTGGTAATGCCATGCAGTCATACTCCGAGGACCCGTGCATGGCAGATCCTTTGGCCTACACCCAGTTCAGCCAGCAATTTGATGAGGGGTTTGCCGACCTGTGTGACCAGAACTACCAAACCAGCAAGTTTGAAAACGACTTCCCGCTCTTTCAAAATCCCACTTATCCCAGCGAACCCATGAACAACGCCCTTGCGGGAATGGGCGATCCGAATGCGATGTTCCCTGCCCAGCAGCAAGAGCAGACGGGGTACTACCACCAAGCATGGCCCGCTGAGGTGGAAATCAACATCTATTAA
- a CDS encoding uncharacterized protein (COG:S;~EggNog:ENOG410Q2HC;~InterPro:IPR040241;~SECRETED:SignalP(1-16);~TransMembrane:9 (n3-11c16/17o168-186i219-237o293-315i358-377o383-405i426-444o450-469i481-504o510-533i)), whose protein sequence is MRLLSLVLLALHGVQAAFIRRLECDLADIPSSPIDPVFQPLSLSGGLDESNVLFLKLSGDYPGPDGCELLNGAIAKVLVDVKVLGRTVGYQIESNGSCPTVSPIGHLRSDPRTYTNYESFYSLDGAYQLHTLATTIRLQLNNGSDAACVAAHITPDIGPLASNLLKSLPLAIMLISGIIAAGIRIYRNRGSSIFRYEIANSANDPAECFFPGMGSCLQYIQFVFMTGCLTLSYPGFFKPIVSQLAWSSLYYANGPITHEFTYPGIGDGIYTMNGTYGLELMAQTLGATTVGDLWINSTINLAVMLVGIVAVVQYATLVKWMRNIIPFWKTPGGLDLRAEFLTRIQHTGWSVLRTMLQYYLLPIVTFSLYQPLMATFFPVYRTFLAVMLVALLAVTLGLVVRYLGIQNRQEIFFADSILSKQTTRSWLLDALHGIPLIQGVAIGGLQVSGVGQIIVLAACEIFLIIVLALHYQRHTSLWKPVAFPAVRLTTILISCAFLPAAGLSEGTKGYLGYSILFLHAAALLFGFLATAVVDLARLVLGTADPAGRPDSTPVFGLDQLSRRSKRRTTFGELPALSPDGISQSNHGICLKMLTNGLDQPTTTYIPHSSFRASSLEGSAATANTESHYFYRPPRHNQTSSSPIDYGSRATMQSIPSSPSSPTPSSEIVQESHSPSMDLADMEMEIDKPSDVDYSIREADQYYRHAAARTIVMGSPNPGQDSPSRPTGSGASLSLWMQRKGKKEKRFEVVRSRPSSE, encoded by the exons ATGCGGTTGCTTTCTCTGGtgttgttggcactgcatggAGTGCAGGCGGCGTTTATCCGCAGGCTTGAATGCGATCTCGCCGATATTCCGTCGTCTCCGATAGACCCGGTCTTTCAGCCTCTCAGTTTGAGTGGTGGATTGGATGAATCGAATGTATTATTCTTGAAACTGTCAGGAGATTATCCGGGCCCCGATGGCTGTGAGCTGCTCAATGGAGCAATCGCAAAGGTGCTGGTGGATGTGAAAGTGCTAGGCCGTACTGTGGGATATCAGATCGAGTCGAATGGGAGCTGTCCAACGGTTTCTCCTATTGGGCATCTAAG GTCTGATCCTCGAACGTACACAAACTACGAGTCTTTTTATTCGTTGGACGGGGCATATCAACTTCACACACTGGCGACAACTATTCGTCTCCAACTCAACAATGGCAGCGATGCGGCTTGCGTCGCAGCGCATATTACACCAGATATTGGTCCTCTTGCATCAAACCTTTTAAAGTCACTTCCATTGGCCATCATGCTTATCTCAGGCATCATTGCCGCAGGGATTAGGATTTATCGGAATCGAGGGTCGAGCATCTTCCGCTACGAAATCGCCAACAGTGCCAACGACCCTGCTGAATGCTTCTTCCCGGGGATGGGAAGCTGTCTACAATATATTCAGTTTGTCTTCATGACAGGTTGCCTGACTCTATCCTATCCTGGCTTTTTCAAACCCATCGTCAGTCAACTCGCGTGGTCGTCGCTTTACTATGCCAATGGACCTATTACGCATGAGTTTACCTATCCCGGGATCGGCGATGGTATCTATACGATGAATGGGACTTATGGATTGGAGCTCATGGCCCAGACCTTGGGTGCGACTACTGTGGGTGATCTCTGGATCAATTCTACTATCAATCTGGCCGTGATGCTTGTGGGCATTGTGGCCGTCGTCCAATACGCTACGCTTGTCAAGTGGATGAGAAATATAATTCCATTCTGGAAGACACCAGGAGGCCTTGATCTCCGAGCAGAATTCCTCACTCGTATCCAGCATACCGGATGGAGTGTTCTTCGCACAATGCTCCAGTACTACCTACTTCCTATCGTCACCTTCTCGCTTTATCAACCCCTCATGGCGACCTTCTTCCCAGTCTATCGCACGTTTCTTGCAGTCATGTTGGTAGCTCTCCTGGCTGTTACACTGGGGCTCGTGGTCCGCTACCTGGGTATACAGAACCGGCAGGAAATCTTCTTCGCAGACAGCATTCTTTCGAAACAAACAACCAGGTCATGGCTTTTGGATGCGCTGCATGGTATCCCTTTAATCCAGGGAGTGGCAATCGGTGGCCTTCAGGTCTCCGGAGTGGGCCAGATTATTGTTCTTGCTGCTTGCGAGATATTCCTGATCATCGTCCTAGCATTGCATTATCAACGACATACATCGCTTTGGAAACCGGTAGCATTTCCTGCCGTCCGACTCACAACGATCCTCATTAGCTGTGCATTCCTTCCCGCTGCGGGACTGAGCGAAGGGACGAAGGGCTACCTGGGATATTCAATATTATTTTTGCATGCCGCGGCTTTACTTTTTGGATTTCTTGCTACTGCTGTTGTGGACTTGGCAAGGCTCGTGCTGGGAACAGCTGATCCAGCGGGCCGTCCAGATAGTACTCCG GTCTTCGGATTAGATCAATTATCACGACGTTCGAAACGGAGAACGACCTTTGGTGAATTACCAGCACTCTCCCCTGATGGTATATCACAGTCAAACCATGGCATATGTTTGAAAATGTTAACCAATGGTTTAGATCAACCAACCACAACCTACATCCCACACTCCTCATTCAGAGCATCCTCTCTAGAAGGCTCAGCTGCCACTGCAAATACCGAGAGCCATTACTTCTACCGACCTCCTCGTCACAACCAAACTTCAAGTTCCCCCATTGACTACGGAAGCAGAGCAACTATGCAATCTATACCGTCGTCGCCATCGTCGCCCACACCGTCATCAGAGATCGTTCAAGAGTCTCACAGCCCGAGTATGGATTTGGCAGATATGGAAATGGAAATTGATAAGCCATCCGACGTTGATTATTCTATACGGGAGGCAGATCAATATTATCGACACGCCGCTGCAAGGACTATTGTCATGGGCTCACCTAACCCAGGGCAAGATTCTCCGTCACGGCCGACTGGTTCTGGCGCTTCTCTATCTCTGTGGATGCAGcggaaggggaagaaggaaaaaaggTTCGAGGTTGTTAGATCAAGGCCTTCGTCCgaatga
- a CDS encoding uncharacterized protein (COG:S;~EggNog:ENOG410PS0G;~InterPro:IPR010666;~PFAM:PF06839;~go_function: GO:0008270 - zinc ion binding [Evidence IEA]) — protein MLSPRKEPPHNASRNRAAASPRTSTAIPLNGLFINGTWCCNCPNRPPAIKLQTKNNGVNHGRWFWTCQQPQQNANQRCNFFLWANDAEVREKIVVLSNSKSETETSTTEAGMNGPTTPSKRSRMSFGDKGDNGNGLLTPQTERKIRDFFTPVSGTRSARMTMIGEDDTELFNNDDDDIGTGKGMSFMDRLKQVQSGNAGEESPRKALRTATTTSPGRRKISDIVDNERLQTQQGLFGTPSQPQISPAQAQSFSPTQPLTQRSPSFSWTPNRAPPSSAEICTTPTPTKYKNVLTSSPSSSQTAQQRSDLANQAIFLLESQYVIIPHSTQEDLVELLNKFDLRMKGISRGRDISREVLKKKEEEIMRLNERLKNLERQREMDGAALGGC, from the exons ATGTTATCCCCTCGCAAAGAACCACCCCATAATGCTAGTAGGAATAGAGCGGCCGCATCTCCCCGCACCTCCACCGCAATTCCGTTAAATggcctcttcatcaacggCACCTGGTGCTGCAACTGTCCCAACCGTCCGCCGGCGATTAAGCTCCAGACAAAGAATAATGGAGTTAATCATGGGAGATGGT TCTGGACGTGCCAGCAACCACAGCAGAACGCAAACCAACGATGTAACTTCTTTCTCTGGGCAAACGACGCGGAGGTTAGGGAGAAGATTGTCGTGCTTTCGAATTCAAAATCCGAGACGGAAACTTCAACCACTGAGGCAGGAATGAATGGCCCGACGACACCATCGAAGCGGTCCAGGATGTCTTTCGGGGACAAGGGTGATAATGGGAACGGGCTGTTGACACCGCAAACGGAACGCAAGATACGGGATTTCTTCACGCCGGTTTCTGGGACGAGGAGTGCGAGGATGACAATGATAGGGGAGGATGATACTGAGCTGTTCAAcaatgacgatgatgatattgGTACTGGGAAAGGGATGTCGTTTATGGACCGGTTGAAGCAAGTCCAAAGTGGGAATGCTGGTGAAGAAAGCCCGCGAAAAGCTTTACGAACAGCGACGACTACCTCACCCGGGAGGCGGAAGATATCTGATATTGTTGATAACGAACGTCTACAAACCCAACAAGGCCTATTCGGGACTCCATCGCAGCCGCAAATATCACCAGCGCAAGCACAATCCTTCTCACCGACACAGCCCCTCACCCAACGCTCTCCGTCATTCTCATGGACACCGAACCGCGCTCCACCCTCCTCCGCAGAAATCTGCACGACGCCCACGCCTACGAAATACAAGAATGTACTCACCTCAtcgccctcttcttctcagacAGCACAGCAACGATCGGACCTCGCGAATCAGGCAATATTTCTTCTCGAATCTCAATACGTGATAATCCCCCACTCGACACAGGAAGACCTCGTTGAATTGCTGAATAAATTCGACTTGCGGATGAAGGGAATTAGCCGCGGGCGGGATATCTCAAGAGAggtgttgaagaagaaagaagaggagattATGAGGTTGAATGAGAGGCTTAAGAATTTGGAGAGGCAGAGGGAGATGGATGGGGCTGCACTTGGAGGTTGTTGA
- a CDS encoding uncharacterized protein (COG:S;~EggNog:ENOG410Q2H6;~TransMembrane:3 (i16-37o49-73i80-100o)), translated as MKASRPISHDRHPAILILRVATIFASIVCVVAFAWMFRAHDEVYTDSVGSFLTLFPLIFTAYALFWSLLILLIRIFSSAIIHPAIYITFDLIAFGTVLGWCITKLEFVASYGSRYSCNHGPPGSCDTVARALKGVEYFGCVVGILDS; from the exons ATGAAGGCCTCCCGACCCATTTCTCACGACCGCCATCCGGCAATCCTCATCCTGCGCGTCGCCACCATCTTCGCTTCGATTGTGTGCGTCGTTGCTTTTGCATGGATGTTCAGAGCACACGATGAGGTATACACGGACAGCGTGGGCAGCTTTCTCACCCTCTTTCCGTTGATCTTT ACAGCATACGCCCTCTTCTGgtccctcctcatcctcctcatccgcatCTTCAGTAGCGCCATTATACACCCTGCAATCTACATTACATTCGATCTAATCGCCTTCGGCACGGTCCTGGGATGGTGCATTACGAAGCTGGAGTTTGTGGCAAGTTATGGATCACGGTATTCGTGTAATCACGGACCGCCAGGATCGTGTGATACTGTTGCGAGGGCGTTGAAGGGGGTGGAGTATTTTGGGTGTGTGGTTGGAATTTTGGACTCGTAG
- a CDS encoding PX domain-containing protein (BUSCO:EOG09260DUR;~COG:U;~EggNog:ENOG410Q8MH;~InterPro:IPR024554,IPR024555,IPR001683,IPR036871;~PFAM:PF12825,PF12828,PF00787;~go_function: GO:0035091 - phosphatidylinositol binding [Evidence IEA]), with protein MQNEKRQSVPQRKPVGGHPQVPAPPSQTTPPPPGQILTGRQEHYLKRELIAHQVRTEIAELNSPTALHRFGAPFKSEYGEVAPIDSELPILRYIFVHHVRNFPFLDQAREQEFWQDKLQIFLESFANKHVSSSEDRLEETKRRKLARKCEKLVELMMVSGIPTASGYEERIQFSEMEVVDRGANENGILANVPEGHAIHGWDVNVAAVRVRSVRRTVRHHQHAEFIIRVHREGQSDLFVGRRYGDFSKLYKQLQTEFPGKPLPTLPRKNKSSSTTSWWGSSTQDDDVSSISSFSMQEVGITQEENRSSRTLAPGNHHSHHRSLSRSSGRSGRSSLGRSKSPRPSSDESRETVLYREEQRVSLRAFLRTLLQHKRLSESKAMQEFLTGEPISLTEDDLVDIQRRKEVDSVRIEEQKRFYEIARQRAAELDVYMENFRRDIVESNGLTKLFAEIREKQTVADLSPQYQKFAEWLRIEIAATLYHLFLAEDNSPELFAQFKRIHSLVPYTIMKNVIRVANPAAVMSGVLDIFLAQPFGSRSLLQRIFSMTLNDGIKSFQKSIDALAAKVEDPILCQKLKAFTDADEDAKNEIRSEATAEDVDLIVAILRSELLTPELTPEQFERVFNGYVAWNYAVENVDQEMREGAHWFANMKQLLKLYTRQRDKAMMLSIVEEPVTLQLFRDLFTIFYEPLVRVYKSANVYSSITDFAHFADDAIAVIEKCQSQDASADPNQTVQAFIDLCERHQDNFYKFIHEVHLHDNGLFGSLMSWIEGILEFLRHGPNGGKLDMNALIQGAVDVGQVDKNKALGEINSLIQWHEDRKRWHLNKTRQKMAAEGTGAEGFPSGSFKTSDFGLDEADLEDLAISDAGSDDEDPEEADEREDLDPIAAERRRRVKKQDQLRRTAGEPVKPEVREVVKLKESFGVMLRLVLAE; from the exons ATGCAGAACGAGAAACGACAGTCGGTGCCGCAGCGCAAGCCGGTCGGCGGGCATCCTCAGGTCCCGGCACCACCTTCGCAGaccacaccaccacccccaGGGCAGATCCTGACGGGGAGGCAGGAACACT ACCTCAAACGCGAACTCATTGCCCACCAAGTCCGCACCGAGATCGCCGAACTCAACTCCCCAACCGCCCTGCACCGCTTCGGCGCCCCCTTCAAATCGGAATACGGCGAAGTCGCCCCCATCGACTCCGAACTCCCCATCCTCCGCTACATCTTCGTCCACCATGTCCGCAACTTCCCGTTCCTCGACCAAGCCCGCGAGCAGGAATTCTGGCAAGACAAACTGCAGATCTTTCTCGAGTCCTTTGCGAACAAACACGTCTCCTCGTCCGAGGACCGACTTGAAGAGACCAAGAGACGGAAGCTGGCGAGGAAATGCGAGAAGCTGGTGgagttgatgatggtgtcgGGGATTCCGACGGCGTCGGGGTATGAGGAGCGGATACAGTTTTCGGAGATGGAGGTTGTGGATCGCGGGGCGAATGAGAATGGGATTCTGGCGAATGTGCCCGAGGGGCATGCGATTCATGGGTGGGATGTTAATGTTGCAGCTGTGAGGGTTAGGTCTGTCCGACGAACAGTGAGGCATCATCAGCATGCT GAATTCATCATTCGTGTTCACCGGGAAGGGCAGTCTGATTTGTTCGTTGGCAGGCGATATGGCGATTTCTCAAAGCTTTATAAACAACTGCAGACTGAGTTCCCTGGAAAGCCGCTCCCTACGCTCCCACGGAAGAACAAATCGTCTTCGACGACGAGCTGGTGGGGCTCGTCGACGCAGGATGACGATGTCTCGTCTATTTCGTCGTTCTCTATGCAGGAGGTCGGCATCACTCAGGAGGAAAACCGGTCTTCTCGGACGTTGGCTCCTGGAAACCACCACAGCCACCACCGGTCGTTGTCTCGCTCGTCCGGTCGATCTGGGAGGTCGTCTCTTGGGAGGTCAAAGTCGCCTAGGCCATCCAGTGATGAGTCTAGGGAGACGGTGCTGTACAGAGAGGAGCAGCGTGTTTCTCTGCGCGCGTTCCTGCGTACGCTTCTccagcacaagcggttgtctGAGTCGAAGGCGATGCAGGAGTTTCTGACAGGAGAGCCTATTTCTTTGACTGAGGATGATTTGGTTGACATCCAGAGACGCAAGGAGGTTGATTCTGTTAGGATCGAGGAGCAGAAGCGGTTCTACGAGATTGCTAGACAACGCGCTGCTGAATTGGATGTTTACATGGAGAATTTCCGTCGGGATATCGTGGAGAGCAATGGCTTGACCAAGCTTTTCGCTGAGATTCGTGAGAAGCAAACTGTCGCCGATCTTAGTCCTCAGTATCAGAAGTTTGCTGAGTGGCTTCGTATTGA GATTGCTGCGACTCTGTATCACCTGTTCTTGGCCGAAGACAACTCTCCTGAGCTGTTTGCGCAGTTTAAGCGGATACATTCGCTTGTTCCGTATACTATCATGAAGAATGTGATCCGTGTCGCTAACCCTGCGGCTGTGATGTCTGGTGTGCTGGATATCTTCTTGGCGCAGCCATTTGGATCACGGTCTCTTCTGCAGCGTATATTCTCGATGACTTTGAACGATGGCATCAAGTCTTTCCAGAAGTCGATTGATGCCCTGGCCGCCAAGGTTGAGGATCCCATTCTGTGCCAGAAGTTGAAGGCCTTTACCGACGCAGACGAAGACGCCAAGAACGAGATTCGTTCCGAAGCAACAGCAGAAGACGTCGATCTGATTGTGGCGATCCTCCGCTCCGAACTGCTCACGCCCGAGCTCACACCCGAACAATTCGAGCGCGTATTCAACGGCTACGTCGCCTGGAACTACGCCGTCGAAAACGTCGACCAAGAAATGCGCGAAGGCGCCCACTGGTTCGCCAACATGaaacaactcctcaaacTCTACACCCGCCAACGCGACAAGGCCATGATGCTCAGCATCGTCGAGGAACCCGTGACTCTTCAATTATTCCGCGATCTGTTCACGATATTCTACGAGCCCCTCGTCCGCGTCTACAAATCCGCCAACGTCTACAGCAGCATCACCGACTTCGCGCACTTCGCCGATGACGCCATCGCCGTCATCGAAAAGTGCCAGAGCCAAGACGCCTCTGCTGACCCCAACCAAACCGTCCAAGCCTTCATCGACCTTTGCGAGCGCCACCAGGACAACTTCTACAAATTCATCCACGAAGTGCATCTGCATGATAATGGACTCTTTGGGTCATTGATGTCGTGGATCGAGGGTATCTTGGAGTTCCTGCGCCACGGGCCTAATGGCGGGAAATTAGATATGAATGCTCTGATCCAGGGTGCCGTTGATGTGGGACAAGTCGATAAGAACAAGGCGCTGGGGGAAATCAATTCGCTCATCCAGTGGCATGAGGATCGCAAGAGGTGGCATTTGAACAAAACACGGCAGAAGATGGCTGCGGAAGGCACTGGCGCCGAAGGATTCCCAAGTGGAAGTTTCAAGACAAGTGATTTTGGTCTTGATGAG GCCGATCTAGAAGACCTCGCCATCTCCGACGCCGGCTCTGATGACGAAGACCCCGAAGAAGCAGACGAGCGCGAAGATCTGGATCCCATTGCGGCTGAGCGCAGACGCAGGGTTAAGAAGCAGGATCAGCTGAGACGGACGGCGGGGGAGCCGGTGAAGCCGGAGGTTAGGGAGGTGGTGAAGTTGAAGGAGTCGTTTGGGGTTATGTTGAGGTTAGTTTTGGCGGAGTAG